ACTacatggagcacctggatgccttggagaagaatGTTGGCAAGCTTCGTGTAAAAGATGCAAGGCTGAAGGACAGgcttttcttgtgcaagccagtgagagTTACGTgacgagatgcttgtggcgatctcgcctcATCGTTtgttctggatttctcaagctgacaagCTCCCGTagcagccttctcgcaatttttaaaaagccccttttggggccaccaaagtgatgccatccccctattttgattttttcatgcaacctggttataacaattatcggttataacaatggaatttttcatggcacttgaatattgttgagtgggttcgactgtatcccCTTTCACCAATGTTTCTGAAGAATTTATTTCATTGTCTTATCAGTCGCCTATTCATTCCTTAGATTCTTGGTGTTAAAATATTTCTAGACACTACCTCCCCACCTTTTCTTATGTTCACTTTGCTTCCTCTTGACATTGTAGTACACTGCCAATGTACTCTTGCCAATCGAGAATTTGTCAATACAGTACTTATTACACAACCAAGCCATCTGTCTTGCCTCTTTGACACCTGCCGCACTCTATGGCCTCAAAAGTTCCTTGGAGGTGCACATTTTATACTGCCTTTCCTTATTACTCCACACATCCAGTTCAGCATCCTCACTTCAGCCACACACACCTCCTTTATGTCAGACAGACGCTGCTACTAAAGCAGTTGCTGCTGgagtcaccataggggtcaggcgtGTGCATGTCAACAGGTCAGGTTCGAATTAtctggcaaaggccaattttaggatcgaaataacgaaagtttgggcctATAGAAATGCATGTGCACCAGCCAGCACCTTTGGTCAGGATCAAATTAACTGAAAAATTGAATTAATGGATGTGTAttgtgtaatgaagcagacgcgccgcTTTGTATGTGCcatctgaagaggaagacgaagggccgcgCCGTGATCGTGAGCGAGCCTCGTGCTACGAacagcccttgcagtgctttGATTTACCTAGCGTTCCACATCGTTGTGAATGACAATAAACCTCGtcacatttggtggaggttgccgagatccttcgcctcgtcctggagctctgtaatcgaaccctgccaacaagatcgccctGCACTAAGCCTGATCCTGTCACCTCGTTGCCTGcaccaccggctgccactgtcatctgcgccagCGTCCctcgtcaacgcgacccacccattttcagtgggaccgccgaacacgacgtggaagactggctgtcattgtacgaacgtgtaagtgcacataacaaatgggatgaccagtctaagctgacccacGTGCCTTTCTACCAAGCcaacgtagccaaactttggttcttcaaccacgaatcagactttgcAAGCTGGCCCGCGTTTAAGACTCTGTTTGTgaaagtgtttgatcgcccagctgtgcgtaagctacgcgctgaacagcgtctacgccagcgtgcacagcagcctggagagacattccccagctacatcgaggatgttctcgatttgtgcaagcgggtaaatcccagcatgtcagaggatgacgagatcaaacacatcctcaagggcatcgaggacagcgcattacagatgttgctggccaaaagcccAACTAGCGTGTcagtcctcattaacctctgccagagctttgacgagctgcgccgccaacgttctaTCGCCTGCCAGAACGTTCAGCACGCCGATTTCGTCAcgagcatcgcggtttctaccgacataaccaactcgaccctctcgcagcatattaAAGATTTTATTATGTGATGAGGTTTATTGCCGTTCACAAtgttgtggaacgctaggtaaatcaaggcactgcaagggctgttcGTAGCACGGAGCTCACTCGCGATCAAGGCACGACCCTttgtcttcctcttcagacggcacatacaaaGCGgcacgtctgcttcattacaattgcACATATTTGTCTTgctaaaaaatttggtgcatgtTAGAtctctactttggacacatagaaagtgggaACACATTTGATTCAGAGGCATATTAGGATCTGGCAAATAGTGGCCAATGAATCAGGGGTATGTTTTAGCATTTTGTATAATTTGACCCACCTGACAATTTGATCAGTTTCGTCGATCTTGTCaaggtcaaattaatggaagttgactgtacTAGAAAGTAAGTGGACAGGACCCAATCCTTAGCCCAGTCACCCTTCTCTGTAGTTGAGATCAACAGCACAAACTACCACCAGCTTTATGAAGTTTTACAGATATGCACACTATTTTCTGAGAAGGTAACGTATCTGATACAGGCGGAAAAATTCATACTAATTGCCGACAGCTGTACTTCCATTACAGATAGAAAACAAAACACCATTTGTAGGTAATAACCATCAAGTCCCTAAAAATCAAGTTCCTCAGCTCCTCATATTCATTTGTAGGTAAATGCAATAAGAAAATTATGAAACTGATAAGACACCAAAATATGTTGCGTTATCAGCACTAGATGAAATGAAGTAAATTTAAGCTGTGGGTCATTGGCATAGGACCTACATTGGACAAGACATGGCCCCATTCTTGCAACACTTTGTGTCTTTCCTTGAGCAGGGGGATCTCCACATTTGTATCAGACCGAAATATATGCTGCACTTGCTGCAAAGAAATGCTGCGGCAGTACTCAGCACTGAGAAGGGGAACACCTTCCTGGAAGATTaggcaaaaaaagaagcattttGTGTAAGCATTGAAGAGTGTGTACACATGACCTCAAAAAAACAACCATTAATCACTTGCTATCTTGTTTGCATTGCACACTAGCATACTTTGGTAATAAGAATAATCACGTTATAGTAACTGCATAAGAGAAACTTGTCATTGTTAACACTACTCTGCAATCGCCTTCACTACTCACATGAACGAAGCATAAATCTACCATGGGAACATTAATAGAGTCCTAGAACAGCATACACAATAGCACTCAAGGTACACAAAAAAATTGCACTGGTGGAAGCACATATATGCACAACCCAAACTCAGTTTGGGTTCTTTAGTACACATGGTGGAAAGTGTCAATTATTTTTAAAACTCTCTTGATGTTGTAGAAGGGCACAACTTGATACCTGCAATATGTGTGCAGAAATACTGGTGTCTGGCTGCAATGCATTTTAAATTAGTGGGCACCCACTTTACACTGCAGCTTGATTGTACATGTCCCAATACAAGTGACAGTGCTTACATGCTATATTTTTGAAAAGACATAATGGAATGAAGCTGTAACATCCTTGAAGTCGAACTACTTACAGTGAATTGACTTTTCTTTAGCAAGCGAATTCAGTCCAAAAATTTTGTGGATCAGTTCCTCTTTATCTAAAGTTTGACGATCTGTTTTACTCATTTTCAGCTTCAGCGCTATATCAGTTAATGGTAGAAGAAATCAAAGTGTGTGGTGTGATGAAAAATTGCCTCACCTCCAAGGCGCGAGCCACAACAGCACATAATGAATAGTAGCCAGTATGCAAAGTGCCATTCCATTGCACTGCAAACCGTTGTGTACTGTCTTCCGACCAGAAGTTGAAGTTCAGGGCATCGACAAGAGAAACCCATTGGGCTGCAGAATCATCCGCAACCTTTGGATGCAATGGGTGATCTCTCCACGCATGTGTCCCAACCAAGCCTCTGTTGTAGCAGTCCAGTACCTGCGTTGACGACACTTTAGCAACTGCTACATTCTTTTGGACTGATCGTTGAATAAATAATCATCTGGAcacccacacacatacacaaaaaatgtGTTAATGATTGAGAAATACATTGATAGAGCCGGTGACCAGGACTGACTGCGACCTGCCTGCTTGCATATCTTTATGAAAAGAGTAAATATGTACAGGATTTTACATGTCGCTTATGATTACCAACTCGGCTATTATGGTTTGCTTCAATTTTGCATGCAGCCAATCAAAATCCAGAGAAAACTAAGGTTTGGCACCAAAGCTAGCACTATTTTGTCACATGCAGGTCTTCACTGACAAAGAACATGAATGTTATTAGCAAAAAAACACAATTTTTTATTCATTCACTGACGTAGATATGCTGGTTACATCTAGCATGTGAGCGGGCACAGCAAGCAGGACTTAAATCTCCTATCCATCCTCATTATCACAAACTCCCACCATTTTTCAATAATGTCTGATAAACCTTACAAGCAATGCCTGTAAATTGAGATTAGGCACAAATTAATAGCCACAAACTATACAAACAGTACAAGCACCCCTGTTTGTTATAATCTACTGTATCCATTAACTTTTGTGCCACATCTCCAAAGCAAACAAGCACCAACAAGGCCAAAACGAAGTCTCACGAAATGTCCGTTAGTTTCACATGACATATGTCCACAAAGCATCTTTTATTCGTGACCAGCAGCTTAATTTCCTCTAACACCTCCTCTTCAGTACTCTAATTACTACAAATATCTCAGTGGTAGAGCAGTAATACATGCAAACAAAATTGACTTTCTTAATAACTGTTGCATATCGCATGTTGGCAAGTGATCTACTTAGCGTACATTAATGTATTAATAATACATCACATTGCTATTTATATCAGCAAGGCATAAACTTCGCCACTCAATCCCTCAGTCATAGAACTAAGTACAAGTGCGAGCAATGCCTGGAGACCAGAGATGCCACAAAAAAACTTTTTCTTTGCAGCCCAGGCATGCACGCTGAAATCGAGTGGTACAGACTATGTGCTCGTGTTCGACCAATGTAATGCACTGAGACAATTCCACGTTGCACACTTGCGTTAGAAGGTATTCAAATTTTTTTCCCTGATGCCATGAACTTGTGCCCCCGcctgtacgtatgtatgtacatATGGCTAAGCTTCACAAATCTTGACACTAGAACTAAATGAAAAACCTAATTCAAGGCGTTACTATGTAAGTAGCACAATAGATGCAGCACAGAGTTAACGAGAACACAGCAATCAGAAAAGAAACCAGTGGCACtacgctgtacaaaagaaaacattttctACATTTATGGCTTGTAAAATTCAGCACGCAGTGAACGTAATCTCCCATCTGCATAGGCTACTACTACGAGGAATGGCTCGACACGTACGTTTTTATCAATGTCAAGACATCGTAATCGGCCTGCAGAGAGGCCTTAGCGTGCTCATCACGACAGTACAAGGAGCGCTGGCATCAACACGAAAAACGCAGTCATAGCAATAGAACGTTTAAGCAGAACATCGCAAGACTACGTTTGTACCGCTGTGTGCCTACCGAACGCCAAGCACAAACAACCGATGACTCCGGTATTTAAAAATACGTGAGATTAGACCCTCGCTACATCATCCACCACAACTTGGCTCGTGTGGTGCAGCTGCACGTGTTGCTTATATAATTATGCATGTAATGCTACTATATGCACATAAAATCTTGTAAATGCACTCACAACATCTGCAACCTTGCAAATGCCGCCACGGTCAATGGTTACGTCTCTAGCGTTTTTGACGATGTAATCTGCCGAGTGCCTCGGACTTAGCACGCCCATTCCTAGGAAACAAGACGAAGTAGAAATGTAGCACGCGCATGGTCATTAACAAAATTAAGTGACGAGAAGAAACTGCGTAAGTGTCACTTGCTTAACGTCCAAGCACGCTTAAAGCGTCTCAACAAGCACGTTGTCAAGCTGCAGCTCACACTGCTTTGTCTGTCCCAACTATAACATCAAGAAAAACCACAAGTGAATTGGTCACCCCTTCGACTTCACTTTAAGCGACTTAAAAAAGGTTTCTCGCTTTTTTTAGCTGCGCACGTGGTACAGATGAACACAACGCCCTCACCGGCCTCGCCAACCGACAGCTGACACGAGACCGTTGACTGCATTGGTTGCGTGAGGCACGTGACTGCGACTCCACGTGACTGCTGCGATCCAGCCGCCGCCAAGTTGACAGGCTGATTTAAAAATGGCGGCGCGCAACCGGCAAGGCGGCGAGGGGAGCCACAACAATCCTTGCGCAACCACCGGTGCACGGCGGCAAAGGGCAAGCGTCACGTGACGGCTACGTACAATAACCCGTGAGGGGGGTGAATGTCCGGCGGTCACCTGTAAACAGTTGCCCCGCGGTCCGCCGGGCGGCCCACGATaccgcggcggcggctgctgcgaccCGAGCCCGGAGCGAGCAGCCAGGTCAGTGGCCGTGATGCTGTCGCGCAGGTGTTCCTACGTGGCGCGGCGGCTTGCCCCGCTGCCGCCGCGATGACCCCGTTCGCTGCTGGTTAGCCATGGCGCTCAACTTCTCGGGCGACGACTACGGCAGCTTTAAGGGCCGTCTGGGCCGTGGCTGCTCGTGGACGCGCGAAGAGACCCTACTCCTACTCGACCTCTACGAGAAGGAGCGGCTCAACGACGAGCGCCCCGACTACCCGCCGCACAATACGCCCAAGTACCAGAAAGTGCACCAGGCCATCTCGGGCTTCCTGGGCGCACACGGCTACAGCAGGACGCCCATGCAAGTGCGCGAGCGACTCAAGCGGCTCAAGCGCGACTTCCGAGAGAACCGCCACGGTGAGTTCACCGACCGCGTCGGCACGATCCTGGCCAAACGCGCCGCGCTCGGGGCGCCGGCGTCGCCTCCTAACGGGTCCGTAGTTGTCGCCGCTGTTGCCGGCGCGCACAGTTCGCCCGAGCACTCGCTAGAAGCGTGCTGCCCCGCCGTGCTGGTCAAGACGGAGTTGGGTGCGCCCGAGCAGCAGTCATCGCTAGGTAGCACGCCGCGCAATTCCCGGGCAGATTGGCAGCCGCTGCCCGCATTGCGAGTGCCCGAGCCCAGGGTGGACAAGCAACGTCTACCAGCGGAGGAACCCACCGACCGACCGGCTGCCACAGCGTCCAGCAACGGCGGCCCTCGCGCTCGCAGAACCCTGCAGCAGCGGGTGGTGCGCCTCCTGGGACAGTTACTGGCAGAGAGCCGGCGTCAGACACAGGCCGCTGAGGCCTTCCAGCAGCAGCTACTCTACCAGATGCACCTCATCTCCTGCTCTCTCCAGGTCCTGGCTGCAGGCAGCCCCCAGGGTCCGCTGAAGCGCGACGATGCCAGCTGACCCTGCTGTCCGCCCCTCGACCAGCACGACTAACTGTATACAGGGTTCTCAGCTGCTGCCCTCGAAAAGAAGTGTAGTGGTCCTTGCTTGACTGCTGACTTGACAGACCTATAATATTGGACTTGTTTGTAAGGCCGTGCACTGCAAGGCAAGATGTGAGCAAAGAGGATAGTGTGCTGCGTGCAACATGTGGTCTGTCCTCCATACTTGCATCCCTTGTAGTGCACCATGCAGTCACCCTTCCGCAAAAATCCTTCTGTGGTGATTTGCAAGTGTGCATATTCCTTATGGTTCTGCTTAGAATGCAGTTGTCATTGCATCTCACTCTTACTGTGAGGGAAAGATAGATCATGAGCCATTACAAGACGTTGAGGTGAGGTTGTTGCTGTTCTGTGGTATATTATGGATATCTATTTTTCTTACGGTTAAATGCTTGGAAGTGTATGGAGGCAGAAATCACTTCTTTCCAACTTTTGGGAGATATACAGTCCACTGTGTATAACAGCACCTTGAAGAGAAATGTTATTTATGGTCAAATGGTTGGCAAGACTAATATTATATGTCTACTATGTATACATTATATTTATTGAGGGGCAATACTAAGAAATGCAGTGCATATTGACAAATCTGTGGTGTATTTTTAATGCAATTTCTTGAGCAACCAAAGGAATAATTGCAGTGCAATTGGAGAAATAAAGCAAGTCTTTACACATCTGGTTTATGTTgctagaacttttttttttaaacgccaCATCACTGCTGGCACTGACTATATAACTGTAGAGATTTGCTGAAGCTAGTGCTGGCTACTACTATTTAATTGTATTTATGCCTTCACAGTATATGGCCCAAGTGGTTCTGCGGAAATTAGATTGTTTGAAAATAATGCATGTTGATGATTAGTCCGAAGTATAAGCTTGCAACAGTACGTGTGACAATTCCATTCAATGCTTCTGCGTGAAGTCACTGAGCTTTTTAAAGATGTGACTGGATATAAACAGAAAACACTAAGCATGAAAGCTGAACTTGCTGTAAGTTTCATAACATATGTGTACGGTGCTGTCAGATGAAACATTCAAGTTTAATTTAGCAT
This Dermacentor albipictus isolate Rhodes 1998 colony chromosome 1, USDA_Dalb.pri_finalv2, whole genome shotgun sequence DNA region includes the following protein-coding sequences:
- the LOC139052799 gene encoding uncharacterized protein, with product MALNFSGDDYGSFKGRLGRGCSWTREETLLLLDLYEKERLNDERPDYPPHNTPKYQKVHQAISGFLGAHGYSRTPMQVRERLKRLKRDFRENRHGEFTDRVGTILAKRAALGAPASPPNGSVVVAAVAGAHSSPEHSLEACCPAVLVKTELGAPEQQSSLGSTPRNSRADWQPLPALRVPEPRVDKQRLPAEEPTDRPAATASSNGGPRARRTLQQRVVRLLGQLLAESRRQTQAAEAFQQQLLYQMHLISCSLQVLAAGSPQGPLKRDDAS